In the genome of Primulina eburnea isolate SZY01 unplaced genomic scaffold, ASM2296580v1 ctg443_ERROPOS100000, whole genome shotgun sequence, one region contains:
- the LOC140821157 gene encoding uncharacterized protein — translation MRWLLLTFLLFSTCLISEAPGKETRKLMMTHNVSTTTTAKNSKNQANKSLDPNSDTDSPSKSKGSEEDGHLFVKSSSISEQRHSSTSTDGQEKLDIVEMDYTLARRKPHIHN, via the exons ATGAGGTGGTTGCTGCTGACATTTTTGCTATTTTCGACATGTTTAATCTCTGAAGCACCAG GAAAGGAAACTAGAAAACTCATGATGACCCATAATGTTAGCACGACCACAACTGCTAAG AACTCCAAGAACCAAGCAAATAAATCCCTTGATCCCAATTCGGATACCGATTCACCAAGCAAATCGAAAGGGAGCGAAGAAGACGGGCATCTCTTCGTGAAATCGTCATCAATATCAGAGCAACGACATTCTTCCACAAGTACCGATGGCCAGGAGAAGCTAGACATAGTTGAAATGGATTATACTCTCGCAAGAAGAAAACCTCATATCCACAACTAA